A part of Leifsonia xyli subsp. xyli str. CTCB07 genomic DNA contains:
- a CDS encoding Mrp/NBP35 family ATP-binding protein encodes MPELQEEIRRALGGVLDPEIRKPMTELDMIGGVEVAPDGHATVEVKLTIAGCPAADAIERDVRAATANVPGVTGVTVDISVMTPAERKTLTAKLRGGRAERVPPFGPGSLTRVYAVTSGKGGVGKSTITANLAVALAQRGLRVGIVDADIHGFSLPGILGLTDENGAAQRPTRVNDMILPPIAYGVKVVSIGMFVDSPSAAVAWRGPMLHRTIQQFLGDVFFGDLDILLLDLPPGTGDVALSVGQLLPQAEVLVVTTPQPAAADVAERSGVVARQTGQRVVGVIENMAGLVQADGSVLELFGSGGGEEVARRLSAGQDQTVPLLASVPLSVPLRAGGDAGAPLVVTDPQDAAAAAISAVADRLATRGRGLAGRKLGLSVR; translated from the coding sequence GTGCCTGAGCTGCAAGAGGAGATCCGGCGCGCCCTCGGCGGGGTGCTCGACCCCGAAATCCGCAAGCCCATGACCGAGCTGGACATGATCGGCGGGGTCGAGGTGGCCCCCGACGGACATGCGACCGTCGAGGTGAAGCTGACCATCGCCGGCTGTCCCGCCGCCGATGCGATCGAGCGGGATGTCCGCGCGGCGACCGCGAATGTCCCCGGCGTGACCGGGGTGACGGTGGACATCTCCGTCATGACCCCGGCCGAGCGCAAGACCCTCACTGCGAAGCTCCGCGGCGGACGCGCCGAGCGCGTCCCGCCGTTCGGCCCCGGCTCGCTCACGCGCGTCTACGCCGTGACCAGCGGCAAGGGCGGCGTCGGGAAATCCACCATCACCGCGAACCTCGCCGTGGCTCTCGCCCAACGAGGGCTGAGGGTTGGGATCGTGGACGCGGACATCCACGGGTTCTCCCTCCCCGGCATCCTCGGCCTGACCGATGAGAACGGTGCCGCACAGCGCCCGACGCGCGTGAACGACATGATCCTGCCGCCGATCGCCTACGGTGTGAAGGTGGTCTCGATCGGCATGTTCGTGGACTCGCCCTCCGCCGCGGTCGCCTGGCGGGGGCCGATGCTGCACCGCACCATCCAGCAGTTCCTCGGGGATGTGTTCTTCGGCGACCTCGACATCCTGCTCCTCGACCTTCCACCGGGAACCGGGGACGTCGCCCTCTCGGTGGGGCAGCTCCTGCCTCAGGCCGAGGTCCTCGTGGTGACCACCCCGCAGCCGGCGGCGGCGGATGTCGCCGAGCGCAGCGGTGTCGTCGCCCGTCAGACCGGTCAGAGAGTGGTCGGCGTCATCGAGAACATGGCCGGTCTCGTGCAAGCGGACGGCAGCGTCCTCGAACTCTTCGGCTCCGGCGGTGGCGAGGAGGTCGCTCGGCGGCTCTCCGCAGGCCAGGACCAAACGGTTCCGCTGCTCGCGAGCGTCCCGCTCAGCGTCCCGCTGCGGGCCGGCGGCGACGCGGGGGCCCCCCTGGTCGTGACGGACCCGCAGGATGCCGCCGCCGCAGCGATCAGTGCGGTCGCCGACCGGCTCGCAACACGCGGACGGGGGCTCGCCGGCCGGAAGCTCGGGCTCTCGGTGCGCTAG
- a CDS encoding DUF1003 domain-containing protein, giving the protein MARRRQETSLDAPKGLRSTVIPRRRDIVEQSDRFGRFTEWIARAMGTPWFVLGLTAFVAAWMVWNTLLPPAWRFDSASLGFIALTLVLSLQASYAAPLILLAQNRQDDRDRVQIEQDRQRAERTLADTEYLAREVVALRLAVKDIATKDFIRAELRALLEDLDERSDDKRDGESEPARA; this is encoded by the coding sequence GTGGCACGACGTAGGCAGGAGACCAGCCTGGACGCGCCGAAGGGCCTGCGCTCGACGGTGATCCCGCGCCGCCGCGACATCGTCGAGCAAAGCGACAGGTTCGGCCGCTTCACCGAGTGGATCGCGCGAGCGATGGGCACGCCCTGGTTCGTGCTCGGGCTCACGGCCTTCGTCGCCGCGTGGATGGTCTGGAACACGCTGCTGCCGCCGGCCTGGCGGTTCGATTCGGCCTCGCTCGGCTTCATCGCCCTGACTCTCGTGCTCTCGCTCCAGGCTTCGTACGCCGCCCCGCTGATCCTGCTGGCGCAGAATCGGCAGGACGACCGCGACCGGGTGCAGATCGAGCAGGACCGCCAGCGCGCCGAGCGCACTCTCGCCGACACCGAGTATCTGGCGCGCGAGGTGGTCGCTCTGCGGCTGGCCGTGAAGGACATAGCGACCAAGGACTTCATCCGTGCCGAACTCCGCGCGCTGCTGGAAGACCTGGACGAGCGCAGCGACGACAAGCGCGACGGGGAAAGCGAACCGGCCCGTGCCTGA
- a CDS encoding magnesium transporter MgtE N-terminal domain-containing protein: protein MSASRIFVARLAGTSVFDPVGDRVGRVRDVLVVYRKRDPPSVVGLIVEIPGKRRVFVSIGRVTSISSGQIITTGLINVRRFEQRGGEVRVIAELLGRKVDFADGSGEATIEDVAIEESATGEWAVGPLFVRRPKSGASPFGKGPTTFAAWNDVRERLARGEAQSAEQLIATYSELQPADLANALLDLPAQRMLEVTEELPDDRLADVLEEMPESEQVEILASLDDHRAADVLDQMQPDDAADLIAQLSDERGEHLLELMDPEEAEDVRMLLSYAPDTAGGLMTTEPIIVSADTTVAEGLALIRRHELAPALGAAVCVTLPPYEPPTGRFLGVVHFQRMLRYPPHVRLGTLLDPSLEPVTAGTSAAEVSRILASYNLVSVPVVDEKHRLVGVVTIDDILDYLLPDDWRSQDEDEPVKQAPSDKTGSAPALSGRRGRRGTT, encoded by the coding sequence GTGAGCGCTTCCCGTATCTTCGTCGCCCGGCTGGCCGGGACCAGCGTGTTCGACCCGGTCGGCGACCGGGTGGGCCGGGTCAGGGATGTACTGGTCGTCTACCGGAAGAGGGACCCGCCGAGTGTCGTGGGCCTGATCGTCGAGATCCCGGGAAAGCGGCGGGTGTTCGTGTCGATCGGCCGGGTGACCAGCATCTCCAGCGGCCAGATCATCACGACCGGGCTCATCAACGTACGCCGGTTCGAGCAGCGGGGCGGCGAAGTTCGAGTGATCGCGGAGCTGCTCGGCCGCAAAGTGGACTTTGCGGACGGCAGCGGCGAAGCGACGATCGAGGATGTCGCGATCGAGGAGTCCGCGACCGGCGAGTGGGCGGTCGGCCCGCTGTTCGTGCGCCGCCCGAAGAGCGGCGCGTCGCCGTTCGGCAAGGGGCCGACCACGTTCGCCGCCTGGAACGACGTGCGCGAGAGGCTGGCACGTGGCGAGGCGCAGTCCGCCGAGCAGCTGATCGCCACCTACTCCGAGTTGCAGCCCGCCGATCTCGCGAACGCCTTGCTCGACCTGCCGGCGCAGCGGATGCTGGAGGTGACGGAAGAGCTGCCGGACGACCGCCTCGCCGATGTGCTCGAGGAGATGCCCGAGAGCGAGCAGGTGGAGATCCTCGCGAGCCTCGACGACCACCGTGCCGCCGACGTCCTCGACCAAATGCAGCCGGACGACGCCGCCGACCTGATCGCCCAGCTCTCCGACGAGCGCGGCGAGCACCTCCTGGAGCTGATGGATCCCGAAGAGGCCGAGGACGTCCGAATGCTGCTCAGCTACGCCCCGGACACCGCCGGGGGCCTCATGACCACCGAGCCGATTATCGTCTCCGCCGACACGACCGTCGCGGAGGGCCTGGCGCTCATCCGCCGGCACGAGCTCGCCCCCGCTCTCGGGGCGGCCGTGTGCGTGACGCTGCCGCCCTACGAGCCGCCGACCGGGCGCTTTCTCGGCGTCGTCCACTTCCAGCGGATGCTGCGCTATCCCCCGCATGTCCGGCTCGGCACGCTGCTCGATCCGAGCCTGGAACCGGTCACCGCCGGCACCTCCGCCGCCGAGGTTTCGCGCATCCTGGCGTCCTACAACCTCGTCTCCGTTCCCGTCGTGGACGAGAAGCACCGACTCGTCGGGGTGGTGACCATCGACGACATCCTGGACTATCTGCTCCCCGACGACTGGCGCAGCCAAGACGAGGATGAGCCCGTCAAGCAGGCCCCATCCGATAAGACCGGCAGCGCCCCGGCGCTGAGTGGAAGGAGGGGCAGACGTGGCACGACGTAG
- a CDS encoding general stress protein codes for MTTPSPLGGRNRIPFPTLPRGEIVATYETYPEAQQAVDALARADFPVDKVSIVGSDLKSVERVTGKLTWGRVALAGAASGAWMGIFFGLLLLIFSPTLSYAFVIAAVLIGAGFGMLFGIVSYAINRRRRDYTSVMQVIATSYSVLVDGELLNRARNLLSGVAAEPAAWAQPAHPSDPPPAQPLPPAAQPGPPPAQTGDERPPAPSA; via the coding sequence ATGACCACACCGAGCCCGCTGGGCGGACGCAACCGGATACCCTTCCCGACCCTCCCTCGCGGCGAGATCGTGGCCACGTACGAGACCTACCCCGAGGCCCAGCAGGCCGTCGACGCGCTCGCGCGCGCCGATTTCCCCGTGGACAAGGTCTCCATCGTCGGCAGCGATCTGAAGAGCGTCGAGCGGGTCACCGGCAAACTCACCTGGGGGCGGGTGGCGCTGGCGGGCGCGGCCTCCGGCGCCTGGATGGGAATCTTCTTCGGACTGCTGCTGCTCATCTTCTCGCCGACCCTCAGCTACGCTTTCGTCATCGCCGCTGTGCTGATCGGCGCTGGCTTCGGGATGCTGTTCGGAATCGTCTCCTACGCGATCAACCGCCGCCGTCGCGACTACACCTCCGTCATGCAGGTGATCGCCACCAGCTACTCCGTGCTCGTGGACGGCGAGCTGCTGAACCGGGCGCGGAACCTGCTTAGCGGGGTTGCGGCCGAACCGGCCGCTTGGGCGCAGCCCGCGCACCCGAGCGACCCGCCTCCCGCGCAGCCGCTGCCGCCGGCCGCGCAGCCTGGGCCGCCTCCGGCGCAGACGGGCGATGAGCGCCCGCCCGCGCCGTCCGCGTAG
- a CDS encoding aminopeptidase P family protein, with protein sequence MVGMSSQNPTVSPSDASPAEEAPRATANRSTTPGSAAFKEYIGRDWAERPEALPGVREQAGFAAARRARVSKLFRGKRLIVPAGRLKQRSNDTDYAFRAHSAFAHLTGWESDSEPGSVLVLEPTAAGHEATLYFRERAGRDSDEFYANPEIGEFWIGPRPSLAQVESDLGLPTRGIAAVEAVLDAVDADTLVLREADPALTDRVDGARLLLAAGDGAEFDPEDRAGDDRLARKLSELRLVKDAFEIGELRAAVAATARGFDDVIADLPRIVAHPRGERLVEGVFNGRARADGNAVGYDTIAASGPHACILHWTRNDGPVIPGDLILLDAGVEVDSYYTADITRTFPINGTFTETQRLVYEAVREAADAAFAIVKPSIRFREIHATAMAVIARRTAEWGLLPVTAEQALEADNQHHRRYMVHGTSHHLGLDIHDCAQARRELYLDGVLEAGMTFTIEPGLYFQPDDLTVPESFRGIGVRIEDNILVTGDGAENLSIGIPRTANDVEAWVRRLNAN encoded by the coding sequence ATGGTCGGCATGTCCTCCCAGAACCCCACTGTCTCGCCGTCCGATGCCTCGCCCGCCGAGGAAGCCCCCCGCGCCACGGCGAACCGGTCCACCACGCCCGGGTCAGCGGCTTTCAAGGAGTACATCGGCCGCGACTGGGCCGAGCGCCCCGAGGCTCTCCCCGGCGTCCGCGAGCAAGCCGGTTTCGCGGCCGCCCGCCGTGCGCGCGTGTCGAAGCTCTTCCGCGGCAAGCGCCTCATCGTCCCGGCCGGGCGGCTGAAACAGCGCTCGAACGACACCGACTACGCTTTCCGGGCCCACTCGGCGTTCGCGCACCTCACCGGCTGGGAGTCGGACTCCGAGCCGGGCAGCGTGCTGGTGCTGGAGCCGACCGCCGCCGGGCACGAGGCGACCCTCTACTTCCGCGAGCGCGCCGGCCGAGACTCCGACGAGTTCTACGCGAACCCGGAGATCGGCGAGTTCTGGATCGGTCCGCGCCCCTCACTCGCCCAGGTCGAGAGCGACCTGGGCCTGCCGACCCGCGGGATCGCCGCCGTGGAGGCCGTGCTGGACGCCGTGGACGCGGACACGCTCGTGCTGCGCGAAGCCGACCCGGCGCTCACCGACCGGGTGGACGGCGCCCGGCTGCTCCTCGCCGCGGGGGACGGTGCCGAATTCGACCCCGAGGACCGCGCCGGCGACGACCGCCTCGCGCGCAAGCTCTCCGAGCTGCGCCTCGTCAAAGACGCCTTCGAGATCGGCGAGCTGCGCGCCGCTGTCGCAGCCACCGCGCGCGGCTTCGACGACGTGATCGCCGACCTGCCGCGCATTGTCGCGCACCCGCGCGGCGAGCGCCTCGTCGAGGGGGTCTTCAACGGCCGGGCGCGCGCCGACGGCAACGCGGTCGGCTACGACACGATCGCCGCAAGCGGTCCGCATGCCTGCATCCTGCACTGGACGCGCAACGATGGGCCGGTCATCCCGGGCGATCTCATCCTTCTCGACGCTGGCGTCGAGGTCGACAGCTACTACACCGCGGACATCACGCGCACCTTCCCGATCAACGGCACTTTCACCGAGACTCAGCGGCTGGTGTACGAGGCGGTGCGGGAGGCCGCAGACGCGGCGTTCGCGATCGTGAAGCCCAGCATCCGATTCCGCGAGATCCACGCGACCGCGATGGCCGTGATCGCCCGCCGCACGGCAGAGTGGGGCCTGCTGCCGGTGACTGCCGAGCAGGCGCTCGAAGCCGACAACCAGCACCACCGGCGCTATATGGTTCACGGCACGAGTCACCACCTGGGGCTCGATATACACGACTGCGCGCAGGCTCGCCGCGAGCTCTACCTCGACGGCGTGCTGGAGGCGGGGATGACGTTCACGATCGAGCCAGGGCTGTACTTCCAGCCGGACGATCTGACCGTGCCGGAGAGCTTCCGCGGGATCGGCGTGCGCATCGAAGACAACATTCTGGTCACCGGGGACGGCGCCGAGAACCTGTCGATCGGCATCCCGCGCACCGCGAACGACGTGGAGGCGTGGGTGCGGCGGCTCAACGCGAACTGA
- a CDS encoding PHP domain-containing protein, with protein sequence MAAERRFRAPADLHTHSTVSDGTDTPGELVRAAAAAGLGTVALTDHDSTAGWLDAAAAGAEAAVTVLPGMELSTRLDFASVHLLGYLFDPEDAALAAETQRVRDGRRCRAEDMVRRIAEDYDITWDDVLAQVAEGATVGRPHIADALVARGLVESRSAAFAGVLHWRSGYVWPHYAPEPLTGVRLIREAGGVPVLAHPATCGRGTVIPEERLRRLVDAGLFGLELDHRENRPAGVALLRELAAKYGLAVTGSSDYHGFGKPNRLGENTTDPAVVDRMIEEATGAAPFFA encoded by the coding sequence ATGGCAGCTGAGCGACGCTTCCGCGCTCCGGCCGATCTGCACACGCACTCCACCGTGTCGGACGGCACGGACACTCCGGGCGAGCTCGTCCGCGCCGCTGCGGCGGCCGGTCTCGGCACGGTCGCGCTCACCGATCACGACTCCACCGCCGGCTGGCTGGACGCGGCCGCCGCCGGAGCCGAGGCCGCCGTCACCGTCCTCCCCGGCATGGAGCTCTCCACCCGCCTCGATTTCGCGAGCGTCCACCTGCTGGGCTACCTGTTTGACCCCGAGGACGCCGCGCTCGCGGCCGAGACGCAGCGCGTCCGCGACGGCCGACGCTGCCGGGCGGAGGACATGGTGCGCCGCATCGCGGAGGACTACGACATCACGTGGGACGATGTGCTCGCCCAGGTCGCGGAGGGCGCGACCGTGGGCAGGCCGCACATCGCGGACGCGCTGGTCGCCCGCGGACTGGTCGAGAGCAGGAGCGCGGCGTTCGCCGGAGTCCTCCACTGGCGGAGCGGCTATGTCTGGCCGCACTACGCTCCCGAGCCGCTGACGGGTGTGCGGCTGATCCGGGAGGCCGGGGGCGTCCCGGTGCTTGCGCACCCCGCGACGTGCGGCCGCGGCACTGTCATCCCGGAGGAGCGGCTGCGCCGCCTGGTCGACGCCGGGCTCTTCGGCCTCGAACTCGACCATCGCGAGAACCGGCCGGCCGGCGTTGCGCTCCTCCGCGAACTGGCTGCGAAATACGGCCTCGCGGTCACCGGCTCCAGCGACTATCACGGTTTTGGGAAACCCAATCGTCTCGGAGAGAACACCACCGATCCGGCCGTCGTGGACCGGATGATCGAAGAAGCGACAGGCGCGGCACCTTTCTTCGCGTGA
- a CDS encoding DEAD/DEAH box helicase, whose product MTFSELNIDQDMVDALAAKGITEPFPIQTQTIPLALTGQDIIGQAKTGTGKTFGFGLPIIQRLGADPEPGVQALVVVPTRELAVQVYEDLEQAASNRPTSIAAIYGGKAYEGQIAQLKAGAQVVVGTPGRLLDLAGQRLLNLSTVREMVLDEADKMLDLGFLSDIEKLFAQTPATRHTMLFSATMPGPIVALARRFMTRPIHIRATDPDEGQIQANIKHLVYRAHSLDKDEVVARILQSEGRGKTVIFTRTKRSAAKLMEELNDRGFNAAAVHGDLNQEQRERAMAAFKAGKKDVLIATDVAARGIDVDDVTHVINHTIPDDEKTYLHRAGRTGRAGKSGIAVTFVDWEDLHKWALINRALEFGQPEPTETYSSSPHLFIDLGIPEGAKGRLKSTPAVKAPESRPNDRGPAGGGSDRQRRRTRGGQGARAAAKSSGTVDKEPAGDEAMSASGTHDGGGSQHRDGNSTPRRRRLRSHGGSGGGASAPQATGN is encoded by the coding sequence GTGACTTTCTCCGAACTGAACATCGACCAGGACATGGTGGACGCCCTCGCGGCCAAGGGCATCACCGAGCCGTTCCCCATCCAGACGCAGACGATCCCGCTCGCCCTCACCGGCCAGGACATCATCGGCCAGGCGAAGACCGGAACCGGCAAGACCTTCGGTTTCGGCCTGCCGATCATCCAGCGGCTCGGCGCCGACCCGGAGCCCGGTGTGCAGGCTCTGGTGGTCGTGCCGACCCGTGAGCTCGCCGTCCAGGTGTACGAGGACCTCGAGCAGGCCGCCTCCAACCGTCCCACCTCGATCGCAGCGATCTACGGCGGCAAAGCGTACGAGGGGCAGATCGCCCAGCTGAAGGCGGGCGCGCAGGTCGTGGTCGGCACCCCCGGCCGTCTGCTCGACCTCGCCGGCCAGCGTCTGCTGAACCTCAGCACGGTGCGGGAGATGGTGCTCGACGAGGCCGACAAGATGCTCGACCTCGGCTTCCTGTCCGATATCGAGAAACTGTTCGCGCAGACTCCCGCCACCCGTCACACCATGCTGTTCTCGGCGACCATGCCGGGCCCGATCGTCGCCCTGGCGCGCCGTTTCATGACCCGGCCCATCCACATCCGGGCGACCGACCCCGACGAGGGCCAGATCCAGGCGAACATCAAGCACCTCGTCTACCGGGCGCACTCGCTCGACAAGGACGAGGTCGTCGCGCGCATCCTGCAGTCCGAGGGCCGTGGCAAGACGGTGATCTTCACGCGCACCAAGCGCAGCGCCGCCAAACTCATGGAAGAGTTGAACGACCGAGGCTTCAACGCCGCCGCCGTTCACGGCGACCTCAACCAGGAGCAGCGGGAGCGCGCGATGGCCGCATTCAAGGCGGGCAAGAAGGACGTGCTCATCGCCACCGATGTCGCCGCCCGCGGCATCGACGTGGACGACGTCACTCATGTGATCAACCACACCATCCCGGACGACGAGAAAACCTACCTGCACCGCGCCGGACGCACCGGCCGCGCGGGCAAGTCCGGTATCGCCGTGACGTTCGTGGACTGGGAGGACCTGCACAAGTGGGCGCTGATCAACCGCGCCCTCGAGTTCGGCCAGCCCGAGCCCACGGAGACGTACTCGTCGTCGCCGCACCTCTTCATCGATCTGGGTATCCCCGAGGGAGCCAAAGGCCGGCTCAAGTCCACACCGGCTGTCAAAGCGCCGGAGAGCCGGCCGAACGACCGCGGTCCGGCCGGCGGAGGCAGCGACCGGCAGCGCCGGCGCACACGCGGCGGGCAAGGGGCCCGGGCCGCCGCGAAAAGCTCGGGAACCGTGGACAAAGAGCCCGCGGGCGACGAAGCGATGTCCGCGTCGGGCACGCACGACGGCGGTGGCTCCCAGCACCGCGACGGAAACAGCACGCCGCGACGCCGACGCCTTCGTTCGCACGGTGGCAGCGGAGGCGGGGCGTCCGCCCCGCAGGCGACGGGCAACTGA
- a CDS encoding ferritin-like fold-containing protein, translating into MSTWFTRRPPSAELPRLAPRASKAPSARVDLHEVMPDLLPYLAQAAYLQLEQFQTLARVVADTDSLRAKVAAAAAAGLAISKHQGIVAEIRRRADDPAEVMAPFAEEVEGFRALLVGSDWRETLLAALMTGGLLDDFFIRLAAGLPGDAGPRLAQLLGSDSGQDALLSVLRSEIETDPRLASRLALWGRRLVGDTLLVARSALHLSGNPSTDEERIEPIFTELIAAHTRRMDALGLTA; encoded by the coding sequence GTGTCAACCTGGTTTACGCGACGCCCGCCCTCCGCCGAACTGCCGCGCCTCGCGCCCCGAGCCTCGAAAGCGCCTTCCGCGCGCGTCGATCTGCACGAGGTGATGCCCGACCTGCTGCCCTACCTCGCCCAGGCCGCCTACCTCCAGCTGGAGCAGTTCCAGACCCTCGCGCGCGTCGTCGCGGACACCGATTCGCTGCGCGCCAAGGTCGCCGCCGCCGCCGCTGCCGGCCTCGCCATCTCCAAGCACCAGGGCATCGTCGCCGAGATCCGCCGGCGCGCAGACGATCCCGCGGAGGTCATGGCCCCTTTCGCCGAGGAGGTCGAGGGCTTCCGAGCTCTGCTCGTCGGCTCCGACTGGCGGGAGACGCTGCTGGCGGCGCTGATGACAGGTGGCCTGCTCGACGACTTCTTCATCCGTCTCGCTGCTGGCCTCCCCGGAGACGCCGGCCCCCGCCTCGCCCAGCTCCTCGGCTCTGACTCCGGACAAGACGCCCTTCTGAGCGTCCTCCGCAGCGAGATCGAGACCGACCCCCGTCTCGCCAGCCGCCTCGCCCTGTGGGGCCGCCGGCTGGTCGGCGACACCCTCCTCGTCGCCCGCTCCGCTCTCCACCTCTCGGGCAATCCGTCGACCGACGAAGAACGCATCGAGCCCATCTTCACCGAACTCATCGCCGCCCACACTCGCCGCATGGACGCCCTCGGCCTGACGGCCTAA
- a CDS encoding DUF3107 domain-containing protein has product MEIRIGIVNAPRELSFESAQPAEELAEQVQAGIASGTGILRLTDDKGRVYLVPTDGIAYVEVGAEESRRIGFVG; this is encoded by the coding sequence GTGGAGATCCGAATCGGAATCGTCAACGCCCCCCGCGAGCTCAGCTTCGAGTCCGCGCAGCCGGCCGAGGAGCTCGCCGAGCAGGTGCAGGCCGGCATCGCGAGCGGAACCGGCATCCTCCGCCTGACCGACGACAAGGGCCGCGTTTACCTCGTCCCCACCGACGGCATCGCCTACGTCGAGGTCGGCGCCGAAGAATCGCGCCGCATCGGCTTCGTCGGCTAG